From a region of the Eulemur rufifrons isolate Redbay chromosome 7, OSU_ERuf_1, whole genome shotgun sequence genome:
- the ACAA1 gene encoding 3-ketoacyl-CoA thiolase, peroxisomal isoform X1 — protein sequence MRRLQVVMGHLKGQPDSGWAPQAAPCVSSYPEASAADVVVVHGRRTAIGRAGRGGFKDTTPDELLSAVMTAVLRDVKLRPEQLGDICVGNVLQPGAGAIMARIAQFLSDIPETVPLSTVNRQCSSGLQAVASIAGGIRNGSYDIGMACGVESMSLADRGNTGNITSRLVNNKKARDCLIPMGITSENVAERFGISREKQDAFALASQQKAARAQSKGCFQAEIVPVTTMVHDDKGNERSITVTQDEGIRPSTTMEALAKLKPAFKKDGSTTAGNSSQVSDGAAAILLARRSKAEELGLPILGVLRSYAVVGVPPDVMGIGPAYAIPVALQKAGLTMNDVDIFEINEAFASQAVYCVEKLGLPREKVNPLGGAVALGHPLGCTGARQVITLLNELKRRGKKAYGVVSMCIGTGMGAAAVFEYPGN from the exons ATGCGGAGGCTGCAGGTAGTGATGGGCCACCTGAAGGGCCAGCCGGATTCAGGCTGGGCGCCGCAGGCTGCTCCGTGCGTGAGCAGCTACCCAGAGGCCTCCGCAGCGGACGTGGTGGTGGTGCACGGGCGGCGCACGGCCATTGGCAGAGCGGGCCGCGGTGGCTTCAAG GATACCACCCCTGACGAGCTTCTCTCGGCCGTCATGACGGCGGTTCTCCGGGACGTGAAGCTGAGGCCGGAGCAGTTGGGGGACATCTGCGTAG GAAATGTGCTTCAGCCTGGGGCCGGGGCCATCATGGCCCGAATCGCCCAATTTCTGAG TGACATCCCAGAGACTGTGCCTTTGTCTACTGTCAATAGACAGTGTTCATCGGGGCTACAGGCAGTGGCCAGCATAGCTG GTGGCATCAGAAATGGGTCTTATGACATTGGCATGGCCTGTgg gGTGGAGTCCATGTCCCTGGCCGACAGAGGGAACACCGGAAATATTACTTCCCGCTTGGTGAATAACAAGAAGGCTAGAGATTGCCTGATCCCCATGGG GATAACCTCGGAGAATGTGGCTGAGCGGTTTGGCATTTCACGGGAGAAGCAGGATGCCTTTGCGCTGGCTTCCCAGCAGAA GGCAGCAAGAGCCCAGAGCAAGGGCTGTTTCCAAGCTGAGATTGTGCCTGTGACCACCATGGTCCATGATGACAAGGGCAATGAGAGGAGCATCACTGTGACCCAAGATGAGGGTATCCGCCCCAGCACCACCATGGAGGCCCTGGCCAAACTGAAGCCTGCCTTTAAGAAGGACGGCTCTACCACGGCTG GAAACTCTAGCCAGGTGAGTGATGGGGCAGCTGCCATCCTGCTGGCCCGGAGGTCCAAGGCAGAAGAGTTGGGCCTTCCCATCCTTGGGGTCCTGAGGTCCTATGCAGTGGTTGGGGTCCCGCCTGACGTCATGGGCATTGGACCTGCCTATGCCATCCCTGTAGCTTTGCAAAAAGCAG GACTGACTATGAAtgatgtggacatctttgagaTCAATGAGGCCTTTGCAAGCCAG gcTGTCTACTGTGTGGAGAAGCTAGGACTCCCCCGTGAGAAGGTGAACCCTCTAGGGGGTGCGGTGGCTTTAGGGCACCCACTGGGCTGCACTGGGGCACGACAGGTCATCACGCTGCTCAACGAGCTGAAGCGCCGTGGGAAGAA GGCATATGGAGTGGTGTCCATGTGCATCGGGACTGGAATGGGAGCTGCTGCTGTCTTTGAATACCCTGGGAACTGA
- the ACAA1 gene encoding 3-ketoacyl-CoA thiolase, peroxisomal isoform X2, whose protein sequence is MRRLQVVMGHLKGQPDSGWAPQAAPCVSSYPEASAADVVVVHGRRTAIGRAGRGGFKDTTPDELLSAVMTAVLRDVKLRPEQLGDICVGNVLQPGAGAIMARIAQFLSDIPETVPLSTVNRQCSSGLQAVASIAGGIRNGSYDIGMACGITSENVAERFGISREKQDAFALASQQKAARAQSKGCFQAEIVPVTTMVHDDKGNERSITVTQDEGIRPSTTMEALAKLKPAFKKDGSTTAGLTMNDVDIFEINEAFASQAVYCVEKLGLPREKVNPLGGAVALGHPLGCTGARQVITLLNELKRRGKKAYGVVSMCIGTGMGAAAVFEYPGN, encoded by the exons ATGCGGAGGCTGCAGGTAGTGATGGGCCACCTGAAGGGCCAGCCGGATTCAGGCTGGGCGCCGCAGGCTGCTCCGTGCGTGAGCAGCTACCCAGAGGCCTCCGCAGCGGACGTGGTGGTGGTGCACGGGCGGCGCACGGCCATTGGCAGAGCGGGCCGCGGTGGCTTCAAG GATACCACCCCTGACGAGCTTCTCTCGGCCGTCATGACGGCGGTTCTCCGGGACGTGAAGCTGAGGCCGGAGCAGTTGGGGGACATCTGCGTAG GAAATGTGCTTCAGCCTGGGGCCGGGGCCATCATGGCCCGAATCGCCCAATTTCTGAG TGACATCCCAGAGACTGTGCCTTTGTCTACTGTCAATAGACAGTGTTCATCGGGGCTACAGGCAGTGGCCAGCATAGCTG GTGGCATCAGAAATGGGTCTTATGACATTGGCATGGCCTGTgg GATAACCTCGGAGAATGTGGCTGAGCGGTTTGGCATTTCACGGGAGAAGCAGGATGCCTTTGCGCTGGCTTCCCAGCAGAA GGCAGCAAGAGCCCAGAGCAAGGGCTGTTTCCAAGCTGAGATTGTGCCTGTGACCACCATGGTCCATGATGACAAGGGCAATGAGAGGAGCATCACTGTGACCCAAGATGAGGGTATCCGCCCCAGCACCACCATGGAGGCCCTGGCCAAACTGAAGCCTGCCTTTAAGAAGGACGGCTCTACCACGGCTG GACTGACTATGAAtgatgtggacatctttgagaTCAATGAGGCCTTTGCAAGCCAG gcTGTCTACTGTGTGGAGAAGCTAGGACTCCCCCGTGAGAAGGTGAACCCTCTAGGGGGTGCGGTGGCTTTAGGGCACCCACTGGGCTGCACTGGGGCACGACAGGTCATCACGCTGCTCAACGAGCTGAAGCGCCGTGGGAAGAA GGCATATGGAGTGGTGTCCATGTGCATCGGGACTGGAATGGGAGCTGCTGCTGTCTTTGAATACCCTGGGAACTGA
- the MYD88 gene encoding myeloid differentiation primary response protein MyD88 isoform X4: MAAGDPGVGSATPASSTASLPLAALNMRVRQRLSLFLNVRTAVAADWTALAEEMGFEYLEIRQLETFADPTGRLLEAWQGRRGASVGRLLELLAKLGRDDVLVELRPSIEEDCQKYILKQQQEESEKPLQVAAVDSSVPRTMELAGITTLDDPLGQMPERFDAFICYCPSDIQFVQEMIRQLEQTNYRLKLCVSDRDVLPGTCVWSIASAAGWW, translated from the exons ATGGCTGCAGGGGATCCTGGCGTGGGGTCCGCGACCCCTGCCTCCTCGAcggcctccctccctctggctgcgCTCAACATGCGAGTGCGGCAACGCCTGTCGCTATTTTTGAATGTGCGGACGGCTGTGGCGGCCGACTGGACTGCTCTGGCGGAGGAGATGGGCTTTGAGTACTTGGAGATCCGACAGCTGGAGACGTTCGCCGACCCCACGGGCAGACTGTTGGAAGCCTGGCAGGGACGCCGCGGCGCCTCAGTAGGCCGACTGCTCGAGCTGCTCGCCAAGCTGGGCCGCGACGACGTGCTGGTCGAGCTGAGACCCAGCATTG AGGAGGATTGCCAAAAGTATATTTTGAAGCAGCAACAGGAAGAATCTGAGAAGCCCTTGCAGGTGGCCGCTGTAGACAGCAGTGTCCCACGGACAATGGAACTGGCAGGCATCACCACACTCGATGACCCCCTGG GGCAAATGCCCGAGCGTTTTGATGCCTTCATCTGCTACTGCCCCAGCGACATCCAGTTTGTGCAGGAGATGATCCGGCAACTGGAACAGACAAACTATCGGCTGAAGTTGTGTGTGTCCGACCGTGATGTCCTGCCTGGCACCTGTGTCTGGTCCATTGCCA GTGCCGCCGGATGGTGGTAG
- the MYD88 gene encoding myeloid differentiation primary response protein MyD88 isoform X5 — translation MAAGDPGVGSATPASSTASLPLAALNMRVRQRLSLFLNVRTAVAADWTALAEEMGFEYLEIRQLETFADPTGRLLEAWQGRRGASVGRLLELLAKLGRDDVLVELRPSIGQMPERFDAFICYCPSDIQFVQEMIRQLEQTNYRLKLCVSDRDVLPGTCVWSIASAAGWW, via the exons ATGGCTGCAGGGGATCCTGGCGTGGGGTCCGCGACCCCTGCCTCCTCGAcggcctccctccctctggctgcgCTCAACATGCGAGTGCGGCAACGCCTGTCGCTATTTTTGAATGTGCGGACGGCTGTGGCGGCCGACTGGACTGCTCTGGCGGAGGAGATGGGCTTTGAGTACTTGGAGATCCGACAGCTGGAGACGTTCGCCGACCCCACGGGCAGACTGTTGGAAGCCTGGCAGGGACGCCGCGGCGCCTCAGTAGGCCGACTGCTCGAGCTGCTCGCCAAGCTGGGCCGCGACGACGTGCTGGTCGAGCTGAGACCCAGCATTG GGCAAATGCCCGAGCGTTTTGATGCCTTCATCTGCTACTGCCCCAGCGACATCCAGTTTGTGCAGGAGATGATCCGGCAACTGGAACAGACAAACTATCGGCTGAAGTTGTGTGTGTCCGACCGTGATGTCCTGCCTGGCACCTGTGTCTGGTCCATTGCCA GTGCCGCCGGATGGTGGTAG
- the MYD88 gene encoding myeloid differentiation primary response protein MyD88 isoform X6: protein MAAGDPGVGSATPASSTASLPLAALNMRVRQRLSLFLNVRTAVAADWTALAEEMGFEYLEIRQLETFADPTGRLLEAWQGRRGASVGRLLELLAKLGRDDVLVELRPSIEEDCQKYILKQQQEESEKPLQVAAVDSSVPRTMELAGITTLDDPLGAAGWW, encoded by the exons ATGGCTGCAGGGGATCCTGGCGTGGGGTCCGCGACCCCTGCCTCCTCGAcggcctccctccctctggctgcgCTCAACATGCGAGTGCGGCAACGCCTGTCGCTATTTTTGAATGTGCGGACGGCTGTGGCGGCCGACTGGACTGCTCTGGCGGAGGAGATGGGCTTTGAGTACTTGGAGATCCGACAGCTGGAGACGTTCGCCGACCCCACGGGCAGACTGTTGGAAGCCTGGCAGGGACGCCGCGGCGCCTCAGTAGGCCGACTGCTCGAGCTGCTCGCCAAGCTGGGCCGCGACGACGTGCTGGTCGAGCTGAGACCCAGCATTG AGGAGGATTGCCAAAAGTATATTTTGAAGCAGCAACAGGAAGAATCTGAGAAGCCCTTGCAGGTGGCCGCTGTAGACAGCAGTGTCCCACGGACAATGGAACTGGCAGGCATCACCACACTCGATGACCCCCTGG GTGCCGCCGGATGGTGGTAG
- the MYD88 gene encoding myeloid differentiation primary response protein MyD88 isoform X3, with amino-acid sequence MAAGDPGVGSATPASSTASLPLAALNMRVRQRLSLFLNVRTAVAADWTALAEEMGFEYLEIRQLETFADPTGRLLEAWQGRRGASVGRLLELLAKLGRDDVLVELRPSIEEDCQKYILKQQQEESEKPLQVAAVDSSVPRTMELAGITTLDDPLGQMPERFDAFICYCPSDIQFVQEMIRQLEQTNYRLKLCVSDRDVLPGTCVWSIASELIEKRVRNVTSRPNLHSASLQVPIRSD; translated from the exons ATGGCTGCAGGGGATCCTGGCGTGGGGTCCGCGACCCCTGCCTCCTCGAcggcctccctccctctggctgcgCTCAACATGCGAGTGCGGCAACGCCTGTCGCTATTTTTGAATGTGCGGACGGCTGTGGCGGCCGACTGGACTGCTCTGGCGGAGGAGATGGGCTTTGAGTACTTGGAGATCCGACAGCTGGAGACGTTCGCCGACCCCACGGGCAGACTGTTGGAAGCCTGGCAGGGACGCCGCGGCGCCTCAGTAGGCCGACTGCTCGAGCTGCTCGCCAAGCTGGGCCGCGACGACGTGCTGGTCGAGCTGAGACCCAGCATTG AGGAGGATTGCCAAAAGTATATTTTGAAGCAGCAACAGGAAGAATCTGAGAAGCCCTTGCAGGTGGCCGCTGTAGACAGCAGTGTCCCACGGACAATGGAACTGGCAGGCATCACCACACTCGATGACCCCCTGG GGCAAATGCCCGAGCGTTTTGATGCCTTCATCTGCTACTGCCCCAGCGACATCCAGTTTGTGCAGGAGATGATCCGGCAACTGGAACAGACAAACTATCGGCTGAAGTTGTGTGTGTCCGACCGTGATGTCCTGCCTGGCACCTGTGTCTGGTCCATTGCCAGTGAGCTCATTGAGAAGAG AGTAAGGAATGTGACTTCCAGACCAAATTTGCACTCAGCCTCTCTCCAG GTGCCCATCAGAAGCGACTGA
- the MYD88 gene encoding myeloid differentiation primary response protein MyD88 isoform X7: protein MAAGDPGVGSATPASSTASLPLAALNMRVRQRLSLFLNVRTAVAADWTALAEEMGFEYLEIRQLETFADPTGRLLEAWQGRRGASVGRLLELLAKLGRDDVLVELRPSIEEDCQKYILKQQQEESEKPLQVAAVDSSVPRTMELAGITTLDDPLGQMPERFDAFICYCPSDIQFVQEMIRQLEQTNYRLKLCVSDRDVLPGTCVWSIASELIEKRLAGGPKGWCRRMVVVVSDDYLQSKECDFQTKFALSLSPGAHQKRLIPIKYKAMKKEFPSILRFITVCDYTNPCTKSWFWTRLAKALSLP, encoded by the exons ATGGCTGCAGGGGATCCTGGCGTGGGGTCCGCGACCCCTGCCTCCTCGAcggcctccctccctctggctgcgCTCAACATGCGAGTGCGGCAACGCCTGTCGCTATTTTTGAATGTGCGGACGGCTGTGGCGGCCGACTGGACTGCTCTGGCGGAGGAGATGGGCTTTGAGTACTTGGAGATCCGACAGCTGGAGACGTTCGCCGACCCCACGGGCAGACTGTTGGAAGCCTGGCAGGGACGCCGCGGCGCCTCAGTAGGCCGACTGCTCGAGCTGCTCGCCAAGCTGGGCCGCGACGACGTGCTGGTCGAGCTGAGACCCAGCATTG AGGAGGATTGCCAAAAGTATATTTTGAAGCAGCAACAGGAAGAATCTGAGAAGCCCTTGCAGGTGGCCGCTGTAGACAGCAGTGTCCCACGGACAATGGAACTGGCAGGCATCACCACACTCGATGACCCCCTGG GGCAAATGCCCGAGCGTTTTGATGCCTTCATCTGCTACTGCCCCAGCGACATCCAGTTTGTGCAGGAGATGATCCGGCAACTGGAACAGACAAACTATCGGCTGAAGTTGTGTGTGTCCGACCGTGATGTCCTGCCTGGCACCTGTGTCTGGTCCATTGCCAGTGAGCTCATTGAGAAGAGGTTGGCTGGGGGACCAAAGGGTTG GTGCCGCCGGATGGTGGTAGTTGTCTCTGATGATTACCTGCAGAGTAAGGAATGTGACTTCCAGACCAAATTTGCACTCAGCCTCTCTCCAG GTGCCCATCAGAAGCGACTGATCCCTATCAAGTACAAGGCAATGAAGAAGGAGTTCCCCAGCATCTTGCGGTTCATCACTGTCTGTGACTACACCAACCCCTGCACCAAGTCGTGGTTCTGGACTCGCCTTGCCAAGGCCTTGTCCCTGCCCTGA
- the MYD88 gene encoding myeloid differentiation primary response protein MyD88 isoform X2 has protein sequence MAAGDPGVGSATPASSTASLPLAALNMRVRQRLSLFLNVRTAVAADWTALAEEMGFEYLEIRQLETFADPTGRLLEAWQGRRGASVGRLLELLAKLGRDDVLVELRPSIGQMPERFDAFICYCPSDIQFVQEMIRQLEQTNYRLKLCVSDRDVLPGTCVWSIASELIEKRCRRMVVVVSDDYLQSKECDFQTKFALSLSPGAHQKRLIPIKYKAMKKEFPSILRFITVCDYTNPCTKSWFWTRLAKALSLP, from the exons ATGGCTGCAGGGGATCCTGGCGTGGGGTCCGCGACCCCTGCCTCCTCGAcggcctccctccctctggctgcgCTCAACATGCGAGTGCGGCAACGCCTGTCGCTATTTTTGAATGTGCGGACGGCTGTGGCGGCCGACTGGACTGCTCTGGCGGAGGAGATGGGCTTTGAGTACTTGGAGATCCGACAGCTGGAGACGTTCGCCGACCCCACGGGCAGACTGTTGGAAGCCTGGCAGGGACGCCGCGGCGCCTCAGTAGGCCGACTGCTCGAGCTGCTCGCCAAGCTGGGCCGCGACGACGTGCTGGTCGAGCTGAGACCCAGCATTG GGCAAATGCCCGAGCGTTTTGATGCCTTCATCTGCTACTGCCCCAGCGACATCCAGTTTGTGCAGGAGATGATCCGGCAACTGGAACAGACAAACTATCGGCTGAAGTTGTGTGTGTCCGACCGTGATGTCCTGCCTGGCACCTGTGTCTGGTCCATTGCCAGTGAGCTCATTGAGAAGAG GTGCCGCCGGATGGTGGTAGTTGTCTCTGATGATTACCTGCAGAGTAAGGAATGTGACTTCCAGACCAAATTTGCACTCAGCCTCTCTCCAG GTGCCCATCAGAAGCGACTGATCCCTATCAAGTACAAGGCAATGAAGAAGGAGTTCCCCAGCATCTTGCGGTTCATCACTGTCTGTGACTACACCAACCCCTGCACCAAGTCGTGGTTCTGGACTCGCCTTGCCAAGGCCTTGTCCCTGCCCTGA
- the MYD88 gene encoding myeloid differentiation primary response protein MyD88 isoform X1 translates to MAAGDPGVGSATPASSTASLPLAALNMRVRQRLSLFLNVRTAVAADWTALAEEMGFEYLEIRQLETFADPTGRLLEAWQGRRGASVGRLLELLAKLGRDDVLVELRPSIEEDCQKYILKQQQEESEKPLQVAAVDSSVPRTMELAGITTLDDPLGQMPERFDAFICYCPSDIQFVQEMIRQLEQTNYRLKLCVSDRDVLPGTCVWSIASELIEKRCRRMVVVVSDDYLQSKECDFQTKFALSLSPGAHQKRLIPIKYKAMKKEFPSILRFITVCDYTNPCTKSWFWTRLAKALSLP, encoded by the exons ATGGCTGCAGGGGATCCTGGCGTGGGGTCCGCGACCCCTGCCTCCTCGAcggcctccctccctctggctgcgCTCAACATGCGAGTGCGGCAACGCCTGTCGCTATTTTTGAATGTGCGGACGGCTGTGGCGGCCGACTGGACTGCTCTGGCGGAGGAGATGGGCTTTGAGTACTTGGAGATCCGACAGCTGGAGACGTTCGCCGACCCCACGGGCAGACTGTTGGAAGCCTGGCAGGGACGCCGCGGCGCCTCAGTAGGCCGACTGCTCGAGCTGCTCGCCAAGCTGGGCCGCGACGACGTGCTGGTCGAGCTGAGACCCAGCATTG AGGAGGATTGCCAAAAGTATATTTTGAAGCAGCAACAGGAAGAATCTGAGAAGCCCTTGCAGGTGGCCGCTGTAGACAGCAGTGTCCCACGGACAATGGAACTGGCAGGCATCACCACACTCGATGACCCCCTGG GGCAAATGCCCGAGCGTTTTGATGCCTTCATCTGCTACTGCCCCAGCGACATCCAGTTTGTGCAGGAGATGATCCGGCAACTGGAACAGACAAACTATCGGCTGAAGTTGTGTGTGTCCGACCGTGATGTCCTGCCTGGCACCTGTGTCTGGTCCATTGCCAGTGAGCTCATTGAGAAGAG GTGCCGCCGGATGGTGGTAGTTGTCTCTGATGATTACCTGCAGAGTAAGGAATGTGACTTCCAGACCAAATTTGCACTCAGCCTCTCTCCAG GTGCCCATCAGAAGCGACTGATCCCTATCAAGTACAAGGCAATGAAGAAGGAGTTCCCCAGCATCTTGCGGTTCATCACTGTCTGTGACTACACCAACCCCTGCACCAAGTCGTGGTTCTGGACTCGCCTTGCCAAGGCCTTGTCCCTGCCCTGA